The following are encoded together in the Carbonactinospora thermoautotrophica genome:
- a CDS encoding UvrD-helicase domain-containing protein → MDRDKIWLVRFYADLHIHSKYSRACSKDCDLEHLAWWARRKGIMVIGTGDFTHPAWYEHLRENLVPAEPGLYKLRDDLDRQILRTLPPTCRTPVRFMLSVEVSTIYKRGDKTRKVHHLIYVPDLDTAAAINRRLERIGNIRSDGRPILGLDSRDLLEITLESGEASYLVPAHIWTPWFAVLGSKSGFDAVADCYADLADHIFALETGLSSDPEMNWRLSALDRYRLVSNSDAHSPPMLGREACVFDTELDYFAMRRALQTGEGYGGTVEFFPEEGKYHLDGHRKCDVRLEPAETRRYGGRCPVCGKPLTVGVLARVEELADRPAGVRPEGAADYRSLVPLPEIVSELLDVGPKSKAVLGEVADLVAKLGPELGILNEVPLDEIGRAGSPLLAEAIDRLRRGQVIREAGYDGEYGVIRLFEPGELESPGTVPTLFDPAGLVAERPGKRQRKKAAAQDPPPLTPELESGTESAATPAAGDGTLLGALDPDQRAAASVTSGPLLIIAGPGTGKTRTLTHRIAHLVATGTARPEECLAVTFTRRAAQEMQERLAALVPDAADRITVTTFHGLGLRIVREQAARLGLGETVGIADEAGRLALLADLLGENRRSEARKALEAVSAAKRARALGEAPPPDAAELLDQYDKALRARDQVDFDDLITIPVTLLGSDLELAAAYRARYPWISVDEYQDVDELQYRLLRLLTAPDANLCAIGDPDQAIYRFRGADVGFFLRFQQDFPTARVVQLTRNYRSAARIVAGALQAIAPTTLVRDRRLEAVRADDQHTVVGRYEAANEQDEAEFVVRTIDALLGGSSFHSFDSGAVETFAGHGRLSFADIAVLYRTDAQAQPLLEAFARAGMPCEKRAHTRLTDRLEITELARRVGEVYASSPGPVTGALRTAVQLAIDDTEVSLAWADTPTEERVSRLRAAADLLAPLAERCGTDLDRFQAELALGVEIDTWDPRADRISLLTLHAAKGLEFPVVFLVGCEDGLLPLRWPGSAGSPNEQDEEEIREERRLFFVGMTRAQSCLYLSYARERTRQGTRRAVQPSPFLRAIDTSLVTPLGSAREKPRNRVRQLRLL, encoded by the coding sequence GTGGATCGTGACAAGATCTGGCTTGTGCGCTTCTACGCCGACCTCCACATCCACTCCAAGTACTCCCGCGCCTGTAGCAAGGACTGTGATCTGGAGCATCTGGCCTGGTGGGCGCGGCGCAAGGGCATCATGGTCATCGGCACTGGCGACTTCACGCACCCCGCGTGGTACGAACACCTGCGGGAGAACCTGGTGCCGGCCGAGCCCGGGCTGTACAAGCTGCGCGACGACCTGGACCGGCAGATCCTGCGCACGCTGCCCCCGACCTGCCGGACGCCGGTCCGGTTCATGCTCTCGGTCGAGGTCAGCACGATCTACAAGCGGGGTGACAAGACCCGCAAGGTTCACCACCTGATCTACGTGCCGGACCTGGACACCGCTGCGGCGATCAACCGGCGGCTGGAGCGTATCGGCAACATCCGGTCCGACGGCCGCCCGATCCTCGGCCTGGACTCGCGTGACCTGCTGGAGATCACCCTGGAGTCCGGCGAGGCCTCCTACCTCGTGCCGGCCCACATCTGGACGCCCTGGTTCGCGGTCCTGGGCTCGAAGTCGGGGTTCGACGCGGTCGCGGACTGCTACGCGGACCTCGCCGACCACATCTTCGCGCTGGAGACCGGGCTGTCCTCCGATCCCGAGATGAACTGGCGGCTCTCGGCGCTCGACCGCTACCGGCTGGTCAGCAACTCCGACGCTCACTCCCCGCCCATGCTGGGACGCGAGGCCTGCGTGTTCGACACCGAGCTGGACTACTTCGCGATGCGCCGGGCGCTCCAGACCGGCGAGGGGTACGGCGGGACCGTGGAATTCTTCCCCGAGGAGGGCAAGTACCACCTGGACGGGCACCGCAAGTGCGATGTCCGGCTCGAGCCGGCCGAGACCCGCCGATACGGGGGCCGCTGCCCGGTCTGCGGCAAGCCGCTGACCGTCGGCGTGCTCGCCCGGGTCGAGGAACTCGCGGACCGGCCCGCGGGCGTACGTCCCGAGGGCGCCGCCGACTACCGCAGCCTGGTCCCGCTGCCGGAGATCGTGAGCGAGCTGCTGGACGTCGGCCCGAAGAGCAAGGCGGTCCTCGGGGAGGTCGCCGACCTGGTCGCCAAGCTCGGTCCCGAGCTCGGGATCCTCAACGAGGTGCCGCTGGACGAGATCGGGCGGGCCGGCTCGCCACTGCTCGCGGAGGCGATCGACCGGCTGCGGCGCGGGCAGGTGATCCGCGAGGCCGGCTACGACGGGGAGTACGGGGTCATCCGACTCTTCGAGCCCGGGGAACTGGAATCCCCCGGCACGGTCCCGACCCTGTTCGACCCGGCCGGGCTGGTCGCCGAACGGCCCGGGAAGCGACAGCGGAAGAAGGCCGCCGCGCAGGACCCGCCGCCGCTGACACCCGAGCTGGAGTCGGGCACCGAATCCGCGGCGACGCCCGCGGCCGGGGACGGGACCCTGCTGGGCGCACTCGACCCTGACCAGCGGGCCGCGGCTTCGGTGACCTCCGGGCCGTTGCTGATCATCGCCGGCCCCGGCACCGGCAAGACGCGCACCCTGACACACCGGATCGCGCACCTGGTCGCCACCGGGACAGCCCGACCGGAGGAGTGCCTGGCGGTCACCTTCACCCGGCGGGCCGCGCAGGAGATGCAGGAACGGCTCGCCGCGCTCGTCCCGGACGCCGCAGACCGGATCACCGTCACCACCTTCCACGGGCTCGGCCTGCGGATCGTCCGCGAGCAGGCCGCGAGGCTCGGCCTCGGCGAGACGGTCGGCATCGCCGACGAGGCCGGCCGGCTGGCGCTCCTGGCCGACCTGCTGGGGGAGAACCGGCGCAGCGAGGCCCGCAAGGCCCTGGAGGCGGTGTCAGCCGCCAAGCGGGCCCGGGCCCTGGGGGAGGCGCCCCCGCCGGATGCCGCCGAGCTGCTCGACCAGTACGACAAGGCGCTGCGCGCCCGCGACCAGGTCGACTTCGACGACCTGATCACGATCCCGGTGACGCTGCTCGGTTCGGACCTGGAGCTGGCCGCCGCGTACCGGGCGCGCTACCCGTGGATCTCCGTCGACGAGTACCAGGACGTCGACGAGCTGCAGTACCGCCTGCTGCGCCTGCTCACCGCCCCGGACGCCAACCTGTGCGCGATCGGCGACCCGGATCAGGCCATCTATCGGTTCCGGGGTGCGGACGTGGGGTTCTTCCTGCGGTTCCAGCAGGACTTCCCGACGGCCCGCGTCGTGCAGCTCACCCGCAACTACCGGTCCGCGGCGCGGATCGTGGCAGGCGCGCTCCAGGCCATCGCGCCCACGACCCTGGTCCGTGACCGGCGGCTCGAAGCGGTGCGCGCCGACGACCAGCACACCGTCGTGGGACGGTACGAGGCGGCGAACGAGCAGGACGAGGCCGAGTTCGTCGTCCGGACCATCGACGCCCTGCTCGGCGGGTCGTCGTTCCACTCGTTCGACTCCGGTGCCGTCGAGACGTTCGCCGGGCACGGGCGGCTCTCGTTCGCCGACATCGCCGTCCTGTACCGGACCGATGCCCAGGCGCAGCCGCTGCTCGAGGCGTTCGCGCGGGCCGGCATGCCGTGCGAGAAGCGTGCGCACACCCGGCTCACGGACCGGCTCGAGATCACCGAGCTGGCACGGCGCGTGGGGGAGGTGTACGCGTCGTCGCCCGGGCCGGTGACCGGGGCGCTGCGCACCGCGGTGCAGCTGGCGATCGACGACACCGAGGTCTCCCTCGCGTGGGCCGACACGCCGACCGAGGAGCGGGTGAGCCGGCTGCGCGCCGCAGCCGACCTGCTGGCCCCGCTCGCCGAGCGCTGCGGCACCGACCTGGACCGGTTCCAGGCCGAGCTCGCCCTCGGCGTGGAGATCGACACCTGGGACCCGCGCGCTGACCGGATCTCGCTGCTCACCCTGCACGCCGCCAAGGGCCTGGAGTTCCCGGTCGTGTTCCTGGTCGGGTGCGAGGATGGACTGCTGCCGCTCCGCTGGCCCGGTTCGGCGGGAAGCCCGAACGAGCAGGACGAGGAGGAGATCCGGGAGGAGCGTCGGCTCTTCTTCGTCGGCATGACTCGCGCCCAGTCCTGCCTGTACCTCAGCTACGCCCGTGAACGCACCCGCCAGGGGACACGGCGGGCAGTGCAGCCCTCGCCGTTCCTACGCGCGATCGACACCTCGCTGGTCACCCCGCTGGGCTCCGCCCGGGAAAAGCCCCGTAACCGGGTACGCCAGTTGCGGCTCCTCTGA
- a CDS encoding DUF2469 domain-containing protein: MSAEDLEKYETEMELQLYKEYRDVVGLFSYVIETERRFYLANHYKLDVHSVDGEVYFEVTMSDAWVWDMYRPARFVKNVKVVTFKDVNIEELAKTDLELPADKPGFDG, from the coding sequence ATGAGCGCCGAAGATCTCGAGAAGTACGAGACGGAGATGGAGCTCCAGCTCTACAAGGAGTACCGCGACGTCGTGGGGCTCTTCTCGTACGTGATCGAGACGGAGCGGCGGTTCTACCTGGCCAACCATTACAAGCTGGATGTGCACTCCGTCGACGGCGAGGTCTACTTCGAGGTGACCATGTCCGACGCGTGGGTGTGGGACATGTACCGGCCCGCGCGTTTCGTCAAGAACGTCAAGGTCGTGACGTTCAAGGACGTGAACATCGAGGAGCTCGCCAAGACCGATCTGGAGCTCCCCGCGGACAAGCCCGGGTTCGACGGCTGA
- a CDS encoding ribonuclease HII, translated as MSPLPRGVALRRDAGLYGYERALARCGFTPVAGVDEAGRGACAGPLVVAAVILPRRGRVDGLTDSKLLSPNAREEVYEEITRRAVAWSVVVIPPGELDRAGLHVCNLAGMRRALARLAVRPAYVLSDGFPVPGLDVPGLAIWKGDQVAACVAAASVVAKVTRDRIMTELDARYPRYGFAVHKGYVTADHQRALQEHGPCPEHRMRYVNVARAARLKPAGDVMDGVETSKVRDNEFVPEIA; from the coding sequence GTGAGCCCGCTGCCGCGGGGCGTGGCGCTGCGGCGCGACGCCGGGCTGTACGGGTATGAGCGTGCGCTCGCCCGCTGCGGGTTCACGCCAGTGGCCGGTGTGGACGAGGCGGGGCGCGGCGCGTGTGCCGGGCCTCTCGTTGTCGCCGCGGTCATCCTGCCGCGGCGTGGCCGGGTCGACGGGCTCACCGACTCCAAGCTGCTCAGCCCGAACGCACGCGAGGAGGTTTACGAGGAGATCACGCGCCGGGCCGTGGCATGGAGCGTGGTGGTGATCCCGCCGGGTGAGCTGGACCGTGCCGGGCTGCACGTGTGCAACCTGGCCGGGATGCGCCGGGCGTTGGCCCGGCTGGCCGTGCGGCCCGCGTACGTGCTGAGCGACGGCTTCCCGGTGCCTGGGCTCGACGTGCCCGGCCTCGCGATCTGGAAGGGCGACCAGGTGGCCGCCTGTGTGGCCGCCGCCTCGGTGGTCGCCAAGGTGACCCGGGACCGGATCATGACCGAGCTGGACGCCCGGTACCCGCGGTACGGCTTCGCCGTCCACAAGGGGTACGTGACCGCCGACCACCAGCGGGCGCTGCAGGAGCATGGCCCGTGTCCGGAGCACCGGATGCGCTACGTGAACGTGGCCCGCGCCGCGCGGCTGAAGCCGGCAGGTGATGTCATGGACGGTGTGGAGACGTCCAAGGTGCGGGACAATGAGTTCGTGCCTGAGATCGCGTAA
- a CDS encoding NUDIX hydrolase, with amino-acid sequence MDRIARPSVRVVLLDPADRVLLFRTWDPGDRGAGTWWITPGGGLDDGETREAAARRELAEETGITDAEFGPVIWTRHCWFTFDGRRYFADETYHLARTRTTRVDTSGFTEYERVCMGQHRWWTVEELRRTDETVFPEGLADLVAELLRDGPPARPRWLGESRSDR; translated from the coding sequence ATGGACAGGATCGCACGGCCGTCGGTGAGGGTGGTCCTCCTGGACCCGGCGGACCGGGTCCTGCTGTTCCGGACCTGGGATCCCGGCGACCGCGGAGCGGGGACTTGGTGGATCACGCCCGGCGGCGGGTTGGACGACGGGGAGACCCGCGAGGCTGCCGCGCGCCGGGAACTCGCCGAGGAGACCGGCATCACCGACGCCGAGTTCGGTCCGGTGATCTGGACCCGGCACTGCTGGTTCACTTTCGACGGCCGTCGGTACTTCGCCGACGAGACGTATCACCTGGCCCGTACCCGGACCACCCGGGTGGACACCAGCGGGTTCACCGAGTACGAGCGCGTGTGCATGGGCCAGCACCGCTGGTGGACGGTGGAGGAGCTGCGGCGCACCGACGAGACGGTGTTCCCGGAGGGGCTCGCGGACCTGGTCGCGGAGCTGCTCCGGGACGGGCCGCCCGCCCGGCCGCGCTGGCTCGGGGAGTCGAGGAGCGACCGGTGA
- the lepB gene encoding signal peptidase I gives MVEQAAAADNLEAGAAKKAKNRTQRSFWYELPILVAIALLLAFVIKTFLVQAFTIPSGSMENTLQVGDRVLVNKLGSWLGEDVERGEVIVFKDPGGWVTTPLVRPANPVARGVQDVLMFVGLMPAADQKYLIKRVIGLPGDRIRCCDDQGRVTVNGAPLDEPYVFPGNPAAVVRFDVVVPEGRLWVMGDHRAVSFDSSKHMADPGGGTIPLENVVGRAFVKIWRPENAGWLPVPSTFEQPALNKDG, from the coding sequence TTGGTCGAGCAGGCGGCAGCGGCCGACAACCTGGAAGCCGGCGCGGCGAAGAAGGCGAAGAACAGGACTCAGCGGTCGTTCTGGTACGAACTGCCGATCCTGGTCGCGATCGCGCTGCTGCTGGCGTTTGTCATCAAGACGTTCCTGGTCCAGGCGTTCACCATCCCGTCGGGGTCCATGGAGAACACGCTGCAGGTCGGCGACCGGGTGCTGGTGAACAAACTCGGCAGCTGGCTGGGTGAGGACGTCGAGCGCGGCGAGGTGATCGTGTTCAAGGACCCCGGTGGCTGGGTGACCACCCCGCTGGTCCGGCCGGCCAACCCGGTGGCGCGAGGTGTGCAGGACGTGCTCATGTTCGTCGGCCTGATGCCCGCGGCCGACCAGAAGTACCTGATCAAGCGCGTGATCGGTCTGCCGGGTGATCGGATCAGGTGCTGCGACGACCAGGGTCGGGTGACCGTCAACGGGGCGCCGCTGGACGAGCCGTACGTCTTCCCGGGAAACCCGGCCGCCGTCGTGAGGTTCGACGTGGTCGTGCCCGAGGGGCGGTTGTGGGTGATGGGCGACCACCGGGCCGTCTCGTTCGACTCCAGCAAGCACATGGCGGATCCGGGCGGCGGCACGATCCCGCTGGAGAACGTGGTCGGCCGGGCGTTCGTCAAGATCTGGCGGCCGGAGAACGCCGGCTGGCTCCCCGTGCCCAGCACCTTCGAGCAGCCCGCCCTGAACAAGGACGGCTGA
- the lepB gene encoding signal peptidase I yields the protein MDKDVDTGADAPQNDREQAGKRNRDGRGQERSFWYELPFLVAIALLLALLVKTFLVQAFYIPSGSMENTLQVGDRVLVNKLANWLGDDVDRGEIVVFDDPGGWLQTEPEPPANPLVRGVQSVFVFFGLLPSSQKDLIKRVIAVGGDRVACCDSQGRVTVNGVPLDEPYVFPGNPSSTVTFDVTVPEGRLWVMGDHREVSGDSSKHLGEPGGGTIPEDKVVGRAFAIIWPLDRIRSLPVPDTFKQAALASADRAGSVAPVLLGFAGALPVVVLRRRLRHRMPACRASGSPT from the coding sequence GTGGACAAGGACGTGGACACCGGGGCCGATGCCCCGCAGAACGACCGGGAGCAGGCCGGGAAGCGGAACAGGGACGGCCGCGGGCAGGAGAGGTCCTTCTGGTATGAGTTGCCGTTCCTGGTCGCGATCGCGTTGCTGCTGGCGCTGTTGGTCAAGACGTTCCTGGTCCAGGCGTTCTACATCCCGTCCGGGTCCATGGAGAACACGCTGCAGGTCGGCGACCGGGTGCTGGTGAACAAGCTCGCCAACTGGCTGGGCGACGACGTCGACCGCGGCGAGATCGTCGTCTTCGACGACCCCGGTGGCTGGCTCCAGACCGAGCCGGAGCCGCCGGCCAACCCCCTGGTGCGCGGCGTCCAGAGCGTGTTCGTGTTCTTCGGCCTGCTGCCGAGCAGCCAGAAGGACCTGATCAAGCGCGTGATCGCGGTCGGTGGGGACCGGGTGGCCTGTTGCGACTCCCAGGGTCGGGTGACTGTCAACGGGGTGCCGCTGGACGAGCCGTACGTCTTCCCGGGCAACCCGTCCTCCACGGTCACGTTCGATGTCACCGTGCCCGAGGGCCGGCTGTGGGTGATGGGCGATCATCGGGAGGTGTCCGGCGACTCCAGCAAGCACCTGGGTGAGCCGGGCGGGGGCACGATCCCCGAGGACAAGGTGGTCGGCCGGGCGTTCGCGATCATCTGGCCGCTGGACCGGATCCGCAGCCTGCCCGTCCCGGACACCTTCAAGCAGGCCGCGCTGGCCTCCGCCGACCGGGCCGGATCAGTCGCGCCGGTCCTCCTCGGCTTCGCCGGGGCGCTCCCGGTCGTGGTGCTCCGCCGGCGGCTGCGACACCGCATGCCCGCGTGCCGCGCATCAGGGTCACCGACCTGA
- the lepB gene encoding signal peptidase I codes for MPLLAGVALVLALLIKTFLVQVFYIPSDSMANTLLVGDRVLVSKLDHKLGRPVERGQVIVFRDPGGWLPDQPDPKPANPLLTYGKRVLVFIGLLPPAGEKDLIKRVIAVGGDRVRCCDPQGRVTVNGVPLDEPYLYPGNRPSKDPFDVTVPEGRLWVMGDHREVSGDSRYHMDLPGKGTVPTDSVVGRAILIVWPPSRVGGLPLPETFQRSFRAVADPVVDAAPFALGVAGATPVLAARRRWERKRARPPARRREPNGV; via the coding sequence GTGCCGCTCCTGGCCGGGGTCGCGCTGGTGCTGGCGCTGCTGATCAAGACGTTCCTGGTCCAGGTGTTCTACATCCCCTCCGACTCGATGGCCAACACGCTGCTCGTCGGTGACCGGGTGCTGGTCAGCAAGCTCGACCACAAGCTCGGCCGGCCGGTCGAGCGGGGCCAGGTGATCGTTTTCCGTGACCCCGGCGGGTGGCTGCCCGACCAGCCGGATCCGAAACCGGCCAACCCGCTGCTCACGTACGGAAAACGCGTGCTGGTGTTCATCGGGCTGCTGCCGCCCGCCGGCGAGAAGGATCTCATCAAGCGCGTGATCGCGGTCGGCGGGGACCGGGTGCGCTGCTGCGACCCCCAGGGTCGGGTGACCGTCAACGGGGTGCCGCTGGATGAGCCGTACCTGTACCCGGGCAACCGTCCCTCCAAGGATCCCTTCGACGTGACAGTGCCGGAGGGGCGCTTGTGGGTGATGGGCGATCATCGGGAGGTGTCCGGCGACTCGCGATACCACATGGACCTTCCAGGCAAGGGAACGGTTCCCACCGATAGCGTGGTGGGTCGAGCGATCCTTATCGTGTGGCCCCCGAGCCGGGTGGGTGGGCTGCCCCTGCCGGAGACCTTCCAGCGGTCGTTCCGCGCGGTCGCGGATCCGGTGGTGGATGCCGCCCCGTTCGCGCTGGGTGTCGCGGGTGCGACGCCGGTCCTCGCGGCCCGCCGCCGGTGGGAGCGCAAGCGCGCCCGGCCACCCGCGCGCAGACGTGAGCCGAACGGAGTTTAG
- the lepB gene encoding signal peptidase I, with the protein MDDNDQGVPDRGSGGPADPAGAPEPRSRPPANRRVWIRFGIAAVLAIALATALKWYLVEPYYVPENAMADTLHAGDRVLIDKRAYRDAHPRRGDIVVADVAGVLTPVPTTRLPKEGLAQELIPVSRWFGVDDPEYAMALRVIGQPGDRVRCCDAEGRLLVNGKPLEEPYVARFSSADMPPFSIRVPQDAVFLMGDNRDLPPSAGKYPVPGIGGVVPLDRVFGRVTFVYWPLANSRAVDASGERRGG; encoded by the coding sequence ATGGACGACAACGACCAGGGCGTGCCCGACCGCGGCTCCGGGGGACCGGCTGATCCGGCCGGCGCCCCGGAGCCGCGGTCGCGTCCACCCGCGAACCGCCGGGTCTGGATCCGGTTCGGCATCGCCGCCGTGCTGGCGATCGCCCTGGCAACGGCGCTCAAGTGGTACCTCGTCGAGCCGTACTATGTGCCCGAGAACGCCATGGCCGACACCCTGCACGCCGGCGACCGTGTCCTGATCGACAAGCGGGCTTACCGCGACGCGCATCCGCGCCGCGGCGACATCGTGGTCGCGGACGTGGCCGGCGTCCTCACCCCGGTCCCGACGACGCGGCTGCCGAAGGAGGGCCTGGCCCAGGAACTGATCCCGGTCAGCCGTTGGTTCGGTGTCGACGACCCGGAGTACGCCATGGCGCTGCGGGTCATCGGCCAACCCGGCGACCGGGTGCGCTGCTGCGACGCCGAGGGACGGCTTCTCGTCAACGGGAAACCGCTGGAGGAGCCCTACGTGGCCCGGTTCTCGTCCGCCGACATGCCGCCGTTCTCGATCAGGGTGCCGCAGGACGCGGTCTTCCTCATGGGCGACAACCGGGACCTGCCGCCGAGCGCCGGCAAGTACCCGGTGCCGGGCATCGGCGGTGTCGTGCCGCTGGACCGGGTGTTCGGCCGGGTCACCTTCGTGTACTGGCCGCTGGCGAACTCTCGGGCGGTCGACGCTTCCGGAGAGCGGCGGGGTGGGTAG
- the rplS gene encoding 50S ribosomal protein L19: MQLLDGVDAASLRTDVPDFRPGDTLKVHVKVVEGNRSRIQVFQGVVIRRSGRGVSETFTVRKVSFGVGVERTFPVHSPIIDKIEVVTRGDVRRAKLYYLRGLRGKAAKIKEKRER, from the coding sequence ATGCAGCTGCTGGACGGCGTCGACGCCGCATCGCTCCGCACCGACGTACCGGACTTCCGCCCCGGCGACACGCTGAAGGTGCACGTCAAGGTCGTCGAGGGTAACCGCTCCCGGATCCAGGTCTTCCAGGGTGTCGTCATCCGCCGGTCGGGGCGCGGCGTCAGCGAGACCTTCACCGTGCGCAAGGTGAGCTTCGGTGTGGGCGTCGAGCGGACCTTCCCGGTGCACAGCCCGATCATCGACAAGATCGAGGTCGTGACCCGCGGCGACGTCCGCCGGGCGAAGCTGTACTACCTGCGCGGTCTGCGTGGCAAGGCCGCCAAGATCAAGGAGAAGCGGGAGCGCTGA
- the trmD gene encoding tRNA (guanosine(37)-N1)-methyltransferase TrmD, producing MRIDVITIFPEYLEPLGVSLLGKAQERGLLQVHVHDLREWTTDAHRTVDDTPYGGGPGMVMKPEPWGRALDTVAPPDAVPQPRLIVPTPSGRLFTQEVAIELAKEPWLVFACGRYEGIDRRVIEEAGTRMRVDELSIGDYVLAGGEVAVLVIVEAVGRLLPGVLGNADSVADDSFAPGPMANLLEGPVYTKPANWRGREVPPILLSGHHAQIARWRRDQALRRTAERRPDLIERLDPALLDEHDRALLAELGWTEREGRLTRTTT from the coding sequence ATGAGGATCGACGTCATCACGATCTTCCCCGAGTACCTCGAGCCGCTCGGCGTCTCCCTGCTCGGCAAGGCCCAGGAACGCGGTTTGCTCCAGGTACACGTCCATGATCTGCGGGAGTGGACGACGGACGCCCACCGCACGGTCGACGACACCCCGTACGGGGGCGGCCCCGGCATGGTCATGAAGCCGGAGCCCTGGGGCCGGGCGCTGGACACCGTCGCCCCGCCGGACGCCGTCCCGCAGCCGCGGCTCATCGTGCCCACCCCGAGCGGCCGGCTGTTCACCCAGGAGGTGGCGATCGAGCTGGCCAAGGAGCCCTGGCTGGTTTTCGCCTGCGGCCGGTACGAGGGCATCGACCGGCGCGTGATCGAGGAGGCCGGCACCCGGATGCGGGTGGACGAGTTGTCGATCGGCGACTACGTGCTGGCCGGCGGGGAGGTCGCGGTCCTGGTGATCGTCGAGGCCGTGGGCCGGCTGCTGCCAGGAGTGCTGGGCAACGCCGACTCCGTCGCCGACGACTCGTTCGCCCCCGGCCCCATGGCCAATCTGCTGGAGGGCCCGGTGTACACCAAGCCGGCCAACTGGCGGGGACGGGAGGTGCCGCCGATCCTGCTGTCCGGCCACCATGCGCAGATCGCCCGGTGGCGGCGCGACCAGGCGCTGCGCCGCACCGCCGAGCGCCGCCCTGACCTCATCGAACGGCTGGACCCGGCCCTCCTCGACGAGCACGACCGAGCGCTCCTGGCCGAGCTGGGCTGGACCGAGCGCGAAGGGCGCCTCACCCGGACCACCACCTGA
- the rimM gene encoding ribosome maturation factor RimM (Essential for efficient processing of 16S rRNA), protein MRLVVGRIGRAHGIKGEVTVEVRTDDPERRFAPGSVLLTDPAHVGPLTVAAGRVHSGRLLLSFEGVRDRNAAEALRGTLLLVEVDADERLEDPDEFYDHQLVGLTAVQADGVEVGRVSEVLHLPAQDVLVVKDAHGRESLVPFVAEIVPEVDLDAGRVVLNPPPGLLNLQEAEETRPE, encoded by the coding sequence CTGCGGCTCGTCGTCGGCCGGATCGGCCGCGCCCATGGGATCAAGGGCGAGGTGACCGTCGAGGTCCGCACGGACGACCCTGAGAGGCGCTTCGCGCCGGGCTCGGTGCTGCTCACCGATCCGGCGCATGTGGGCCCGCTGACGGTGGCGGCCGGCCGCGTGCACAGCGGCCGGCTGCTGCTGTCGTTCGAGGGCGTACGCGACCGGAACGCCGCCGAGGCCCTGCGCGGCACGTTGCTGCTGGTCGAGGTCGACGCCGACGAACGGCTGGAGGACCCGGACGAGTTCTACGACCACCAGTTGGTCGGGCTCACCGCGGTCCAGGCCGACGGCGTCGAGGTGGGCCGGGTGAGCGAGGTGCTGCACCTGCCCGCCCAGGACGTGCTGGTCGTCAAGGACGCCCACGGCCGGGAGTCGCTGGTGCCGTTCGTCGCCGAGATCGTTCCCGAGGTCGACTTGGACGCCGGTCGCGTCGTGCTGAACCCGCCGCCCGGGTTGCTCAACCTCCAGGAGGCCGAGGAAACCCGCCCCGAATGA
- a CDS encoding RNA-binding protein, whose protein sequence is MLQEALEHLVKGIVTHPDEVRVRSRNLRRGRVLEVRVHPDDLGKVIGRNGRTARALRTVISALGGRNIRVDLLDVDEVR, encoded by the coding sequence ATGCTCCAGGAAGCCCTCGAGCACCTCGTCAAGGGCATCGTCACGCATCCTGACGAGGTCCGCGTCCGCTCGCGCAACCTGCGCCGCGGGCGTGTGCTCGAGGTGCGTGTCCACCCCGACGACCTGGGCAAGGTCATCGGGCGGAACGGCCGCACCGCGAGAGCGCTGCGGACCGTCATCTCCGCTCTCGGGGGGCGCAATATCCGCGTCGACCTGCTCGATGTCGACGAGGTTCGCTGA
- the rpsP gene encoding 30S ribosomal protein S16, with translation MAVKIKLKRMGKIRAPQYRIVVADARTKRDGRAIEEIGKYHPTEEPSFIEVNSERVQYWLSVGAQPTEPVKAILKVTGDWQKFKGEPAPKPMKVAPAKPDKKAVFEQAAREAAEEPKEGATTPKAKGKKADKAEAKAQAEQTKAEEPAAASGEE, from the coding sequence GTGGCAGTCAAGATCAAGCTGAAGCGCATGGGCAAGATCCGTGCGCCCCAGTACCGCATCGTCGTCGCTGACGCCCGCACCAAGCGCGACGGTCGCGCGATCGAGGAGATCGGCAAGTACCACCCGACCGAGGAGCCCTCGTTCATCGAGGTCAACTCCGAACGCGTCCAGTACTGGCTGTCGGTGGGGGCGCAGCCGACCGAGCCGGTGAAGGCGATCCTGAAGGTCACCGGCGACTGGCAGAAGTTCAAGGGCGAGCCCGCTCCGAAGCCGATGAAGGTCGCGCCGGCCAAGCCGGACAAGAAGGCCGTCTTCGAGCAGGCGGCCAGGGAAGCGGCCGAGGAACCCAAGGAGGGCGCGACCACGCCCAAGGCCAAGGGCAAGAAGGCCGACAAGGCTGAGGCCAAGGCTCAGGCCGAGCAGACCAAGGCTGAGGAGCCGGCCGCGGCCTCCGGCGAGGAGTGA